GGTTTGCCAGATTCAGCACAAACAGTGACAGATCTTCCAAACGTTGGGCTCAATGTCAAATCATTATCATCGGCAGAAGATACGACAGCTGGCTGTTTTCGTTTTCTATCATCTTCACCTTTTGAAATAGGGTTAAGGAACAGACAGACAACAGCACAATCGTCTACCTTGGATGTTGGATATTTGAGCCTCCATGCACGGACTGCAGACTCAACCAGGGATCTTGCAGCTGATGAACGAGATGGTGCTGAAGCCACTATGTCCACCACTTCTTTGTTGGAAAGGACATCCCACACCTGGAGTGACAGAAACTATTAAGGAAAGAGATGCTAAGGAATAAAAATCCACAAGATTACATCTTCTATCTAGTACATTTGCAAGCAAAGTTCCCATGGTCACAAGCCCGAGATCCAACTGATATTCAGCCATTGAACATTAGTTTGAAACAAAAGGAGAAATTGATAATTCAGATTTTATAGAAGAAAGGACAGCTGAAACCTAAAGTTGACATGATAAAGATACGCAAAACGCACCCCATCAGTGGCTAGCACAACAAACTCATCTCTTTGAGAGAGGAGGCGGTAAGATACTTCAGGGACTGAAATCAAACCAAACTCCTTCAAACAGAAGTCACCAAATGCTCTTGCCATTGCTAAACCAGGAGAATCGTTGTGGGGAAGCCATACACGTGCCACTTCTGGCTCATCACGCAGCGCAAACACCCGACCTTTGCATCGGCGGATCCTCTCTGCTTCTTCTGCAAATGGCAAGCTCATCAGAACCTTTTTCATTTGGAGGGGGAGGTGTGTGTTTGTGGGGTTAGTAGGTGTGAGTgtggagagagaaaggaggaagagagagagagagagagacccactTGGCAGATTCGGTTTGAGGTCTACAGTCAACTGGACAGCAATTAGATTGTTATGTTGGTCCCTTGTGCCGAGTATGGCTCTAGAATCACCAATATTAGCAATTACAAGATCTTGACCCTGTAGAAAAACCATGTTGGGAAAAGTTACATAATAATCCTTCTCAACTTCAAAGCCACAAAGAAGACAGAACATAGATATCCAAGACGAGTTTCAAGTCATTATGCGGAAGCCCATCTTGGAAATTTGGCTCTGTTAACTGCAAACAAGGTTCTCGTGCTACTCAAAGGGGCTGACATGAGGAAGAACGAAGAAAGGCCCTTTTGGTTCAGAGCATAATTCAGTTAACGGAttattattcatgtcatgaatGCACAAAGATTTGGGTCCAGGAAAGGCAGTCTGGATTGAAGCTTATCTGCTAAACTTACCTGCTTGACCAACGTGACTGCTGTTGTTCCACTGCAGAAACAGTCCATATGATGATGCAGTTTCAACTCCTTATCCATCACCTTGAAGGCCTTAAGGAATGAGTCTTTAAGCAACAAAAAGTTTTCTGGCTGCTTTTCCTTCTCATCCAGCTCCATGGATGACCTTGGTTCCTCATCTGTGCATGTTGACGAGCCTTCCTCAGGTGTTATGCTACCTGCTGCGCTGATGTCAGGCAGACCATCATAATTGTCACTATTGAAGTCCCAATGTGCACTCAGCTTGAGTGGAAGGACGTCCCTCACTCTTCTGGCAACAAGATCACCAAAAGGACCATGACCATCAAAAACCCCACAGAAAATAGTATCCGTTCTTGAACCAAAattctgaaaaggaaaagaaaaatagacaaTCAGACAATTAGAAGGAGATTCTAATATTGGTGACtgtaaaagaaatcaaataggCACAGTTTACAATTTAAAGTGAAAAAGTTAGACATAAATTGTACTACCAAGAGAGAGAACGCAGCACAGGACTGCACCTAAAGAAATTGCATGACCATGCAGAAAAGACTTGtatatcca
This window of the Nymphaea colorata isolate Beijing-Zhang1983 chromosome 2, ASM883128v2, whole genome shotgun sequence genome carries:
- the LOC116247882 gene encoding probable protein phosphatase 2C 33 isoform X1; protein product: MGSCLSAEGSSPRSPYSPTASSSKSRKRGVKKKNGTKNPAFDSKREDQLRKIPGRMFLNGASKVASLFTQQGKKGINQDAMIVWENFGSRTDTIFCGVFDGHGPFGDLVARRVRDVLPLKLSAHWDFNSDNYDGLPDISAAGSITPEEGSSTCTDEEPRSSMELDEKEKQPENFLLLKDSFLKAFKVMDKELKLHHHMDCFCSGTTAVTLVKQGQDLVIANIGDSRAILGTRDQHNNLIAVQLTVDLKPNLPSGSLSLSLFLLSLSTLTPTNPTNTHLPLQMKKVLMSLPFAEEAERIRRCKGRVFALRDEPEVARVWLPHNDSPGLAMARAFGDFCLKEFGLISVPEVSYRLLSQRDEFVVLATDGVWDVLSNKEVVDIVASAPSRSSAARSLVESAVRAWRLKYPTSKVDDCAVVCLFLNPISKGEDDRKRKQPAVVSSADDNDLTLSPTFGRSVTVCAESGKPGSPAHIVKGRKASLARQDLDNPATTPSQKGQNHEEDLSQETDEWSALEGVTRVNTLLTLPRFVPGEK
- the LOC116247882 gene encoding probable protein phosphatase 2C 33 isoform X2; the protein is MGSCLSAEGSSPRSPYSPTASSSKSRKRGVKKKNGTKNPAFDSKREDQLRKIPGRMFLNGASKVASLFTQQGKKGINQDAMIVWENFGSRTDTIFCGVFDGHGPFGDLVARRVRDVLPLKLSAHWDFNSDNYDGLPDISAAGSITPEEGSSTCTDEEPRSSMELDEKEKQPENFLLLKDSFLKAFKVMDKELKLHHHMDCFCSGTTAVTLVKQGQDLVIANIGDSRAILGTRDQHNNLIAVQLTVDLKPNLPKEAERIRRCKGRVFALRDEPEVARVWLPHNDSPGLAMARAFGDFCLKEFGLISVPEVSYRLLSQRDEFVVLATDGVWDVLSNKEVVDIVASAPSRSSAARSLVESAVRAWRLKYPTSKVDDCAVVCLFLNPISKGEDDRKRKQPAVVSSADDNDLTLSPTFGRSVTVCAESGKPGSPAHIVKGRKASLARQDLDNPATTPSQKGQNHEEDLSQETDEWSALEGVTRVNTLLTLPRFVPGEK